A window of Methanolobus sediminis contains these coding sequences:
- a CDS encoding PqqD family peptide modification chaperone, translating to MIEEQPGILTADDYKVDTGMTCGSVFPDRSAVPYFPFRISKENGTWITKDPLSSEVQELNEAAYWLLKMCDGYRTLDEIITQLSTSFHSDRETVIDKSIPVLDGLTDRGLLWWRNERMNYWKVPAPAGVLWDLTSKCNLRCRHCVVSAGEQCSDELSFDDCCMLIDEFADFEVGQLILSGGEPMIRKDFFDIAEYAASKNIMIQVATNGTLIDEAAAEKLASMRARAQVSLDSSIPAIHDDFRQLSGSWQKTVEGIKLLVKAGVPVTLAAAVTTMNIDNIPDIYELGKELGVQTFRILPFVPSGRGTGAYDLEVKPARMRELTEFLLSKRESDGPEIAPMEFECTFRPIPEQEIETNTDTRIGCDGAIGYCTVTSKGDVLPCNYFEGADVENVKDKSFRWIWDNSRFLNYFRSLKASDMKGECSRCQWLSVCRGSCIAANFTRKDIFQANCHCWLVNPT from the coding sequence GTGATAGAAGAACAGCCTGGCATATTGACAGCAGATGATTATAAAGTAGATACCGGGATGACATGTGGAAGTGTTTTTCCGGACAGATCTGCTGTCCCTTATTTTCCTTTCAGGATAAGTAAGGAAAATGGCACCTGGATCACAAAAGACCCGCTCAGTTCGGAAGTTCAGGAGCTGAATGAAGCTGCATACTGGCTCCTCAAAATGTGTGACGGGTACCGGACACTTGACGAGATTATTACTCAATTAAGTACATCTTTCCATTCTGACAGGGAAACTGTGATTGATAAAAGCATACCGGTACTTGATGGACTCACAGATCGAGGACTTTTGTGGTGGCGTAATGAAAGGATGAACTACTGGAAAGTCCCTGCTCCTGCTGGTGTGCTCTGGGATCTTACATCGAAATGTAACCTCAGATGCAGGCATTGCGTTGTGAGTGCCGGTGAGCAGTGCAGCGATGAGCTGAGCTTTGACGACTGTTGCATGCTTATCGATGAGTTTGCTGATTTTGAAGTCGGCCAGTTGATACTCAGTGGTGGCGAACCAATGATAAGAAAGGATTTTTTTGATATAGCTGAATATGCCGCTTCCAAAAATATAATGATACAGGTGGCCACCAATGGAACACTGATAGACGAAGCTGCTGCTGAAAAACTTGCAAGTATGAGAGCAAGGGCACAGGTGAGTCTTGATTCAAGTATACCTGCCATACATGATGATTTCCGCCAGTTATCTGGTTCATGGCAAAAGACAGTAGAAGGAATAAAATTGCTGGTAAAAGCAGGTGTTCCTGTCACACTTGCAGCCGCAGTAACCACAATGAATATCGATAATATCCCTGACATCTATGAACTTGGAAAAGAGCTTGGAGTACAGACATTCAGAATATTGCCTTTTGTTCCTTCCGGACGTGGAACAGGTGCTTATGATCTGGAAGTTAAACCTGCAAGAATGCGGGAACTGACAGAATTCCTGCTCAGTAAAAGAGAATCTGATGGTCCTGAAATTGCACCTATGGAATTTGAGTGTACGTTCCGACCAATTCCGGAACAGGAAATTGAAACTAATACTGATACAAGAATTGGATGTGATGGTGCTATAGGATATTGCACGGTCACTTCAAAGGGCGATGTTCTCCCATGTAACTATTTTGAGGGAGCAGATGTTGAGAATGTGAAAGACAAATCCTTCCGGTGGATATGGGATAATTCACGATTCCTCAACTATTTTAGGAGCCTGAAAGCTTCGGACATGAAAGGTGAATGCAGCAGGTGCCAGTGGCTTTCTGTTTGCAGGGGAAGCTGCATTGCGGCTAATTTTACAAGAAAGGATATTTTCCAGGCTAACTGCCACTGCTGGCTGGTTAATCCTACTTAG